One window of Peteryoungia desertarenae genomic DNA carries:
- a CDS encoding homospermidine synthase — translation MSETSYPVYAEITGPIVMIGFGSIGRGTLPLIERHFKFDKSRMVVIDPRDDDKAILDKHGVKFIQAHVTKDNYKELLKPLLTEGDGQGFCVNLSVDTGSLDLMKLCRKLDVLYIDTVVEPWLGFYFDKNMKNSERTNYALRETVRQEKKKNPGGATAISTCGANPGMVSWFVKQALLNVANDLGIKFEEPAQTDREGWAKLMKKVGVKGIHIAERDTQRTKNPKPLNVFWNTWSVEGFISEGLQPSELGWGTHENWMPKNAKKHKKGCKAAIYLEQPGANTRVRTWCPTPGPQYGFLVTHNESISIADYFTVEKDGEVVYRPTCHYAYHPCNDAVLSLHEMFGNGGKPQPVLHVLDENELVDGIDELGVLLYGHDKNAYWYGSRLSLEETRRIAPYQNATGLQVTSAVLAGMVWAVENPKAGIVEADEIDYKRCLEVQTPYLGPVEGHYTDWTPLDGRPGLFPEELDEKDPWQFKNILVR, via the coding sequence ATGAGCGAGACTTCCTATCCGGTTTATGCCGAGATCACCGGTCCGATCGTTATGATCGGCTTCGGTTCAATCGGTCGCGGAACCCTTCCGCTGATCGAGCGGCACTTCAAGTTCGACAAGAGCCGGATGGTCGTCATCGACCCGCGCGATGACGACAAGGCCATTCTGGACAAGCACGGCGTCAAATTCATCCAGGCCCATGTGACCAAGGACAATTACAAGGAACTGCTGAAGCCGCTTCTGACCGAAGGCGACGGTCAGGGTTTCTGCGTCAACCTGTCGGTCGACACCGGTTCGCTCGACCTGATGAAGCTCTGCCGCAAGCTCGACGTGCTTTACATCGATACCGTGGTTGAGCCTTGGCTCGGCTTCTATTTCGACAAGAACATGAAGAACTCCGAGCGCACCAACTATGCGCTGCGCGAGACGGTTCGTCAGGAAAAGAAGAAGAACCCCGGCGGCGCGACCGCCATCTCGACCTGCGGCGCCAATCCGGGAATGGTGTCCTGGTTCGTCAAACAGGCTCTGCTCAATGTCGCGAATGATCTCGGCATCAAGTTTGAAGAGCCCGCACAGACCGACCGCGAAGGTTGGGCCAAGCTGATGAAGAAGGTCGGCGTCAAGGGCATCCACATTGCCGAACGCGACACCCAGCGCACCAAGAACCCGAAGCCGCTCAATGTCTTCTGGAACACCTGGTCGGTCGAAGGCTTCATTTCAGAGGGCCTTCAGCCCTCCGAACTCGGCTGGGGCACCCATGAAAACTGGATGCCGAAGAACGCCAAGAAGCATAAGAAGGGCTGCAAGGCAGCGATCTATCTGGAACAGCCCGGTGCCAATACGCGCGTGCGCACCTGGTGCCCGACACCCGGCCCGCAATACGGCTTCCTCGTCACCCATAACGAGTCGATCTCGATTGCTGACTATTTCACGGTCGAAAAGGACGGCGAAGTCGTCTACCGCCCGACCTGCCACTATGCCTACCATCCCTGCAATGATGCCGTACTTTCGCTGCACGAAATGTTTGGCAATGGCGGCAAGCCGCAACCGGTCCTGCATGTTCTTGATGAGAACGAACTGGTTGATGGCATCGATGAACTGGGCGTTCTCCTCTATGGCCACGACAAGAATGCCTATTGGTATGGCTCGCGCCTCTCACTCGAGGAAACCCGCCGGATCGCCCCCTACCAGAATGCCACCGGCCTTCAGGTAACCTCGGCGGTACTCGCCGGCATGGTCTGGGCCGTGGAAAACCCCAAGGCCGGCATCGTTGAGGCTGACGAGATCGACTACAAGCGCTGCCTTGAAGTGCAGACGCCCTATCTCGGCCCGGTTGAAGGTCACTATACGGACTGGACACCGCTCGACGGTCGCCCCGGCCTTTTCCCGGAAGAGCTGGATGAGAAGGATCCTTGGCAGTTCAAGAACATTCTCGTTCGTTAA
- the omp10 gene encoding outer membrane lipoprotein Omp10 codes for MKIKTVLAVTLGAVALTSCYSSSPRPLPVIEQRPTVDGTWADPNGIVSTFQAGTFTTRTTDTNQILASGSYMMVSDRLVEINMTSLVRNTQQKVNCALVTPSQLNCTSDSGAQFSLARRA; via the coding sequence ATGAAGATAAAGACCGTCCTGGCAGTGACACTTGGCGCAGTTGCGTTGACATCCTGCTATTCGAGCAGCCCGCGTCCGCTACCCGTGATCGAGCAGAGGCCGACAGTTGACGGCACCTGGGCAGATCCGAACGGCATCGTCTCGACCTTCCAGGCTGGCACATTCACCACTCGCACAACTGATACCAATCAAATTCTGGCATCGGGCTCTTACATGATGGTGTCTGATAGGCTTGTTGAAATCAATATGACTTCTCTGGTGCGCAACACCCAGCAGAAGGTCAATTGCGCTCTCGTGACGCCAAGCCAGCTGAACTGTACCTCTGATTCCGGTGCTCAGTTCTCGCTTGCGCGCCGCGCCTGA